The Porphyromonas pogonae genome segment CAGTCTCTCCTAATTTCACATATAGAACAAGGGCTATTGCTAATAGTTTTATTAGGAATAAAATGATATAATTCTTTAGCTCTTGCAGAGTTCCAAACATCAAAGATCGAAGTCGTAGGTTCTGATAAGTCTCCTATTATAAACTCTGGGAGCCAATATAATTGTTCACATATAGTAACTTTGCCATCAGGAAGTACTATCATATTGGAAATATTTGCAGAACATCTAGCTCCTTTGAAGAACCGGCTTCCTTGATATTCTGTTCTGTATTTGCTGTCTTGGTCAGGAGACCAAAGTATATTGAGTCTACTATTAACTCTAGTTTGCTTAATCCATTCCACTATAGTAGTTATTGAATCCCTCTTTGATTTAATGAGGTCAAAATTGGCTCTTGAATACAGAGATCGGAATCCTACTCTGATTTCCCATCGCTCTAAGTTTTTAAGGGTTTCTAGGAATAATTTAAGCGATTCTAAATTTGGGATATTATCATTATAATTTGTCAATACAGTTGCTATTTGATAATGAACACCCATTTCATCCAGCAGTCTTATAGACTTAATTAATTTATCTGAATACAGAGATTCTACTTTTAACATGCTTTTTTGCGTATCAGAGTCAAGTGAATCTAAGGAAACTTGCACTCGGATTCCAAGAGTTTGGATAGTCTCAATATCTGGTTTTTTTAGGGGGTACTTAGTAGAGAGTAAGTCGGGCTTATAACCTTTTTCACAAAGAAAGGAAACCAATTCTTTCCAATTATAATAAGTGAAAATATCTCCACCAGTTAATATTAGATTTCCCACCCCAATATCAGCTGCTTCTTCTATGATTTCTTTGATGCGATAAAACGACATTTCCTTGTATTGAGTTTCCGTATCCGCATAGCAATATACACATTTTGTGAAGCATTTATTGGTAGGCATAATCACTATAGACAATGGAGCGTTGAATGGTCTGTCCCTTTTTAGATCAACTTCATCAAATATGAAACTTTTTAGTTCATACGATTGGGGAGACATAAAGGCTTTACTTTCAGGGATAATTAGACCTATAGGAAAGCCACTGATACCTTCTTTTAATCTAGAATGCAACGGGTTCTTAGCATAAATTAGATTGTTGATAAAATTGCTTATGGCTTTCTCCTCTATACCGATGAGTTGAGAGATTTTTCTATTAGCTTCATCAAGATTAATTGGAGCTGAAAATACAGATAATATCATCGCATATATAGGATGAATTACGGAAACCCATCCTATATTAATAGATATTGAAGATTCATAATTAACATTACCTTGAGCAATGATATAGCATCTCTTTGAATCGTTTCGAAGTTTATAGTAGTGGTTAAGTATGTATTTCATATGAATAATAATTAAAAAAATACACCAAGAGAAGCCATTCTGCTTCAATGAATTACTTCTCTTGGCTAATCTCCATATAAGGGAACTCCCATCCTTAAAAGGATTATATCGCCCTTGGATTTTATGGACCTACAGCACTCGTACACCAAGCACCTCCACTACAAAGCTCTTTTGCTCCAGCTCTTTTTTCTGCGCATACGTAGCTTTGGCAACCATCTTCAAGCAGATATCCTCCCTTAAGAGTTAGGAGCTGCTCGCTTGAGATCTTCCCTTCACCAAATAAATCAGTGAGTTTGATTTTTAGTTGTTCATTGTTATTTAGTCGCCCCTTAAAATCGTGTTTATTTTCTGATATACAGCAAATTGCACTCTTCTATTCTTTGATAAATCTGCAAGTTTTTGTATCTTTGGATATAGAAACTTGCAGATTTTTTTATGATACGCCCTACTCAAACAGTTCAATCTCTGTTCTCTTCGCTGGACGATTTGCTCAACCAGCAACATCCTCTGTATAAACTTTCCCATAAAATCGATTGGAAAAGGTTCGAAGAGGCTTTTTCTTCCTTGTATTGCCCTGACAATGGTCGTCCAGGTAAGCCTATTCGTTTAATGTGTGGTCTTTTAATTCTCAAGCATTTGCGCAATATTTCAGATGAATCTGTTGTAGAACAATGGAGTGAGAACGCTTATTTTCAATATTTTTGTGGCATGCAGGAGTTTACACCTTCCTTTCCCTGCAATGCCTCGGAACTGGTTCACTTCCGCAAACGTATCGGCGAAAGAGGGATAGAGCTTATTCTTGCAGAAAGTATTCGTGTGAATGATGACAAAAATGATAAGGATCACCACGATACCGCTTTTATAGACTCCACCGTGCAGGAAAAGAATGTGACCTATCCTACAGATGCCAAGTTGCATAAGAAGATAGTAGGCAAGGTTCTCAAAATCGCAAGGGCTCTCAATCTACCCATTCGTCAAAGCTATACTTTCGTATTGAAAAGAATTTATCGGGATCAACGTTTTCGCAACCATCCCAAGAACCGTAAGAAAGCTCTTAAAGCGGATAAACGGTTACGAACAATAGCGGGACGTTTGGTTCGGGAACTTAAACGAAACCTAGGTAGTAACAGGGAGTACGACAAACTCATTTCCCTCTTTGAAAGGATTCTTTCGCAACGGCGTAATTCCACTCAAAAGATTTATTCTCTTCATGAACCGGATGTTCAATGCATCAGTAAAGGTAAGGAGCACAAAAAATATGAGTTTGGAAACAAAGTCTCGATTATACGCTCCATGACGGGAGTGATTTTGGGAGCCTCTTCTTTCCGTAATGAGTACGACGGACATACCATAGAGCAAAGCCTCGATCAGGTGAAGAGACTCACGGGAGAAAGGATTAAGAAACTGGCCGGAGATAGAGGTTACCGTGGAAAAAAAGAAATAAACGGTACGCAGATATTGATTCCTGACACTCCAAAAGCTAAAGACAGTTATTATCAACGTAAAAAGAAGCATCGACTTTTCTGCAAGCGTGCAGGAATAGAACCAACTATCGGACATTTAAAATCAGATTATCGCTTGGGACGTAACTTTTACAAAGGGCTCTTCGGGGATGCTATCAATGTAATGTTAGCTGCAGCGGCATATAACTTCAAAAGAGCCATGAAGCTTCTTTTGTACCTAATAAACAAAATCAGCGAAACACTCCCAATGGAGAGGATTGCGCTGAAATGTGCTTTTTAAGGGACGACTATTTATTGTAATAGATTACCCATCATTTAAACTTTCAAGACTGATGGGAACACCTTTTATGTCTTTGCTTATCCTATACCTATTATTTGGGGGCCTATATTTTTTTATAATTATTGTAAAATCAAACAAACCTCCCTGTAGTTTTTCTCATGGTCCTCAAAACTGCATACCTCTGATGTTCAAAATCAAGGCATTTTTAAATAGAATGATGTTATTATATTATAGCGTGTTGAGCCCTCTTTATTAAACCATAATATTACATGGAAAATTCACTGTTGGATGCATAATTCCAGTATAAGTTACTACGTTATTATATCGTAAGCTATTTTAATTTTAACGGAATTTCTTATTTAAAACTTGTATATCAGGATAATGTAAAGTTTTAGACAAACTTATTTAAGCCTATATGTAATTAGAGTCCTTTATTCACAATATGAGATTGATTGCTAATTTAGTGATTATTAATTAATAACCAAAATAATTCATTATTTTCTTCTTTAGGCACATTCCAGTGTTAAGTACAACGGTATTATAAATTTAAGATAAAATATTTGAACGAGGATTCGGAATTCATTTTTTTGAGATCTATAGTTTAGGAAGCGTTCTATAAGTCTCGTTTGTTGAGGTATTATATTCTTGATTAAGGTATTTCAATGATCTCTTTCCCTGAGGTTAGGCTATTGATATTTTCAATCTTTCATTTTTGCATTTTTACTGTTAATTTAGATCCATTTCGGAGCCTCTCAATCACACTCCTCTGCTATGGATTTACGGGCAAACTTATACTTTGAGAAATATTCCAGTAAACAGCTCCTAAAAAATTGGTTTATTAACTGAATGGCAAAATAAAAACAGCTCGTCGACAATTACACTAAGCAAAAACTTGCATTTTGTTTTATTTATCCATCGTATATCTTATATTTATAGAATATCAAATAGTAGCATAAAACGCATATTTTGAAACATAAAATATGGTAATATGCACCAAGCCGTATCTTTATGATAACACTGTGTTTGGCTAAAATCCTCTTGGTATTTTTGTAACTAAGCCGCATTATTTTCTTAGTTACGTTACATTATTTTTCTAACTAAGAAACCGGAGTGACGTAGTTAGAAAAATATCATCATGTAGTTAGAAAAATAATAAAACTTAGTTAAGAAAAACACACATTACAGCACTGTAACAAAAAAGCCGTAAAGAGGGTGTTAGATCCTCTATACGGCTTTTGTCCATGATTGTAATGGATTTTTTATATTCTGACAAATTGATATTTCATCTCTTTCGATTTATTTTGACAAAATGTAAGCCAGAGTAAGTCTCAACGCTCATAGGGTGTGCTATAGAGCAAACCTCGGCAGAGGTGGCAGTATTGGGTATATAATTTGTTCGGGCTTTCATTGTCTTTTATATTCGCATTATTCTTATCCCTCAAAGATACAACATCAGTACCCCCTTTGTCAAGAGAGAAGGTCGTTTTTTTCAGAGAATTTATTATCCTTGTGCGTAAATTATGATGATGAAAAATAAAATTATTACTTCCCATTTTTATACATCTTGTGTTTTTTATTGTTGATATTTTATTGCTCAAAAGTACAAAGCTCCTCCAATTACTTTGATCGGTACGCTTTTGAGAGGTGAGCATCTAAAAAATAAGCGTTTTTAAGCGCTCAAATAGGGACTTTATAAGGCTAAATATTTATCTTTGAAAAAAATATATAACACTAATCCTAATTACGTTAATAATGGATAAAAATATAGACACAGAAAATCAGTCTTTTAATATTGAACTTCCCGATGACATAGCTCAAGGCATATATAGTAACTTAGCCATTGTGATGCATTCACAAAGCGAATTTGTAATGGATTTTGTGCGCATGATACCCGGAAAACCCTCGGCAAAAGTATTCAGCAGAATTATTATGACTCCCGACAATGTGAAGCGACTCATCAATACACTACAACAAAACGTCGTTGATTTCGAAGCTCAACATGGCAAGATAAATCTTGAAGAAGAACAAGGTGCAGCGGGAGTGATGAAGCCTCCGCACATCAAAGGAGAAGCCTAATTACAATCATTAACAACCTGTTTTGGTATTATTAATATGGTCAAGTTAGCAGTAGAAAGATCTGTACCTTATATCCGCCATGTAGCGGATCAATTAGCTGAAGTAACCTATCTGGATAAAGAGGAATTTACAAACGAAAACCTCAAAAGACATGGCTTTGAAGCCCTTATTATCAGGAGCATCAACCGATGCACGGCAGAGTTGCTGCAAGGCACAGCTGTAGAATTTATAGCAACGGCTACAGCCGGATATGACCATATCGACACCCAATACTGCAGGGAACATAACATCTACTGGACGAATTCTCCGGGCTGCAATGCCCTTGCTGTGGCTCAGTATGTGATGTGCAGTCTTTCCAGGCTATCAATGAGAGACGGCTTTTCACTCAGAAGCAAGAGGCTCGGTATAGTAGGAGTGGGTAATGTAGGCAAGCAAGTCAAAAGGCTGGCTTTGGCCATGGGTATGGAGGTTATGCTTTGTGATCCGCCCAGGGCAGAGCAGGAGGGTGATTCGGTTGAGGACTTTAGGGATCTGGATACACTGGCTTCTCAGTGTGATATCATTTCTTTTCACGTACCGCTTGAGAAAGGGGGCAAGTACCCTACTTATCATATGATAGGAAAAAGGTTCTTTGAAAGTTGTGCCAAGCAACCTATCGTCATAAATGCTTGTCGAGGAGCAGTGGGTGATACCCCTACGATATTCGATGCTAAGCGCAACAGGGTTATTACCAATCTTATCGTGGACTGCTGGGAAGGAGAACCTAACATCAGCAGAGAGCTTCTGCGTGTGGCTGATATAGCTACACCTCATATTGCGGGATTTTCTTCTGACGGCAAGGCCAACGGAGCTCGTATGTGTATGGATGCATTTTGTAAATATTTCTCCATCGATCCCGGAGATAAGCTCCGTGATATAACACCGGAGCCTCCGCTCAGTCCCAGAATAGACATGTCTATGGCTACAGGGTTTCGCATAGAAAGAGCTTTACTCTACACATTTGATCCTGTCCCTACCGATAGGGCTCTAAGATCAAGCTACCTTACTTTCGAGGAACTGCGCAAAGCTTATAAATATCCTCGTGAGATGAGCGCATATCAAGTAATAAATGCTTTACCTCAGGACAAAGAGATCTTGAAGAATCTCGATTTTAATATTATTGAAAATGAAAAATGATACAGCCCACCATACTCCCAAAGCCTCAGCAGATGCCTCAAAACTTACAATATTTATCATGGGGGCAACTTCAGGTATGGGCAAGGAGTTGGCTATAAGATATGCTGCCGAGGGTCACAAATTGGCTCTGTGTGGCAGACACACGGAGCAATTGCAGGATATTCAAAGCCTTTATCCCAACAACGTATATTTAAAAAAAATAGATATTACTCAACCCAATGCTGATACTCTCATCGAGGG includes the following:
- a CDS encoding radical SAM/SPASM domain-containing protein, which produces MKYILNHYYKLRNDSKRCYIIAQGNVNYESSISINIGWVSVIHPIYAMILSVFSAPINLDEANRKISQLIGIEEKAISNFINNLIYAKNPLHSRLKEGISGFPIGLIIPESKAFMSPQSYELKSFIFDEVDLKRDRPFNAPLSIVIMPTNKCFTKCVYCYADTETQYKEMSFYRIKEIIEEAADIGVGNLILTGGDIFTYYNWKELVSFLCEKGYKPDLLSTKYPLKKPDIETIQTLGIRVQVSLDSLDSDTQKSMLKVESLYSDKLIKSIRLLDEMGVHYQIATVLTNYNDNIPNLESLKLFLETLKNLERWEIRVGFRSLYSRANFDLIKSKRDSITTIVEWIKQTRVNSRLNILWSPDQDSKYRTEYQGSRFFKGARCSANISNMIVLPDGKVTICEQLYWLPEFIIGDLSEPTTSIFDVWNSARAKELYHFIPNKTISNSPCSICEIRRDCFSYGNRCIADIIKAYGKSGWDYPDPRCIYAPQFDQSLCHD
- a CDS encoding DUF3467 domain-containing protein, which encodes MDKNIDTENQSFNIELPDDIAQGIYSNLAIVMHSQSEFVMDFVRMIPGKPSAKVFSRIIMTPDNVKRLINTLQQNVVDFEAQHGKINLEEEQGAAGVMKPPHIKGEA
- a CDS encoding 4-phosphoerythronate dehydrogenase produces the protein MVKLAVERSVPYIRHVADQLAEVTYLDKEEFTNENLKRHGFEALIIRSINRCTAELLQGTAVEFIATATAGYDHIDTQYCREHNIYWTNSPGCNALAVAQYVMCSLSRLSMRDGFSLRSKRLGIVGVGNVGKQVKRLALAMGMEVMLCDPPRAEQEGDSVEDFRDLDTLASQCDIISFHVPLEKGGKYPTYHMIGKRFFESCAKQPIVINACRGAVGDTPTIFDAKRNRVITNLIVDCWEGEPNISRELLRVADIATPHIAGFSSDGKANGARMCMDAFCKYFSIDPGDKLRDITPEPPLSPRIDMSMATGFRIERALLYTFDPVPTDRALRSSYLTFEELRKAYKYPREMSAYQVINALPQDKEILKNLDFNIIENEK
- a CDS encoding IS5 family transposase, whose translation is MIRPTQTVQSLFSSLDDLLNQQHPLYKLSHKIDWKRFEEAFSSLYCPDNGRPGKPIRLMCGLLILKHLRNISDESVVEQWSENAYFQYFCGMQEFTPSFPCNASELVHFRKRIGERGIELILAESIRVNDDKNDKDHHDTAFIDSTVQEKNVTYPTDAKLHKKIVGKVLKIARALNLPIRQSYTFVLKRIYRDQRFRNHPKNRKKALKADKRLRTIAGRLVRELKRNLGSNREYDKLISLFERILSQRRNSTQKIYSLHEPDVQCISKGKEHKKYEFGNKVSIIRSMTGVILGASSFRNEYDGHTIEQSLDQVKRLTGERIKKLAGDRGYRGKKEINGTQILIPDTPKAKDSYYQRKKKHRLFCKRAGIEPTIGHLKSDYRLGRNFYKGLFGDAINVMLAAAAYNFKRAMKLLLYLINKISETLPMERIALKCAF